In a genomic window of Streptomyces pristinaespiralis:
- a CDS encoding lysophospholipid acyltransferase family protein, with protein MADAKVIPFDDDRSRGGGAQRPARRRPTSGGRRKTEPGAVRDAALSPLPVPQGGEGGTGPDTGPTVPAEPARSAASGASGVSGDAGGAGDCPEDGKAAGAPVTAADGTPGTAGGGWDRRIAGGLAFLRRRITGDYEVDEFGYDAELTDQVLMSMLRPMYQKYFRVEVKGIENIPSEGGALVVANHSGTVPLDGLMLQVAVHDNHPAGRHLRLLAADLVFMLPVVNELARKAGHTLACAEDAERLLQRGDVVGVMPEGFKGIGKPFGERYKLQRFGRGGFVSTALRAGVPIVPCLIVGAEEIYPMIGNAKTLARLLGLPYFPVTPTFPWLGPLGAVPLPTKWTIQFGEPIATDGYPPEAAEDPMLMFNLTDQVREQIQHTLYKLLVQRRSVFF; from the coding sequence ATGGCGGACGCCAAGGTCATCCCGTTCGACGACGACCGGTCGCGTGGCGGCGGCGCTCAGCGCCCGGCACGGCGGCGCCCCACGTCCGGCGGCCGGCGCAAGACGGAACCGGGGGCGGTGCGGGACGCCGCGCTGAGCCCGCTGCCGGTCCCGCAGGGCGGTGAGGGCGGTACGGGCCCCGACACCGGCCCGACGGTCCCCGCCGAGCCGGCCAGGAGCGCCGCCTCCGGGGCTTCCGGAGTGTCGGGCGACGCCGGTGGCGCCGGTGACTGTCCGGAGGACGGAAAGGCCGCAGGAGCCCCCGTGACGGCCGCCGACGGGACGCCGGGGACGGCGGGCGGCGGCTGGGACCGGAGGATCGCCGGCGGGCTGGCGTTCCTGCGGCGGCGCATCACGGGCGACTACGAGGTCGACGAGTTCGGCTACGACGCGGAGCTCACCGACCAGGTCCTGATGTCGATGCTGCGGCCGATGTACCAGAAGTACTTCCGTGTCGAGGTCAAGGGCATCGAGAACATCCCGTCGGAGGGCGGGGCGCTGGTGGTGGCCAACCACTCCGGCACCGTGCCGCTGGACGGGCTGATGCTCCAGGTCGCCGTGCACGACAACCATCCCGCGGGCCGCCATCTGCGGCTGCTCGCCGCGGACCTGGTGTTCATGCTGCCGGTGGTCAACGAGTTGGCCAGGAAGGCCGGTCACACCCTGGCGTGCGCGGAGGACGCGGAGAGGCTCCTCCAGCGCGGCGACGTCGTCGGTGTGATGCCGGAGGGCTTCAAGGGCATCGGCAAGCCGTTCGGCGAGCGCTACAAGCTTCAGCGTTTCGGCCGGGGAGGCTTCGTCTCCACCGCTTTGCGGGCGGGTGTACCGATCGTGCCGTGTTTGATCGTCGGGGCCGAGGAGATCTACCCGATGATCGGCAACGCGAAGACGCTGGCGCGGCTGCTGGGTCTGCCGTACTTCCCCGTCACGCCGACGTTCCCGTGGCTCGGACCGCTGGGGGCGGTGCCGCTGCCGACGAAGTGGACGATCCAGTTCGGCGAGCCGATCGCGACGGACGGGTACCCGCCGGAGGCGGCGGAGGACCCGATGCTGATGTTCAACCTGACGGACCAGGTGCGGGAGCAGATCCAGCACACGCTCTACAAGCTGCTGGTGCAGCGCCGCTCCGTCTTCTTCTAG
- a CDS encoding NAD-dependent epimerase/dehydratase family protein — MGKVVLVTGVARQLGGRLVRRIQQDPEVDRVIGVDAEGPGRHLGGAEFVRADIRRPAIARVLAEHAVDTVVHMDVTGTPLGAGGRTAVKETNVIGTMQLLGACQKSPTVKRLVIKSSTSVYGSAPRDPAVFTETTPPKSLPSGGFAKDAVEVEGYVRGFARRRPDVAVCVLRFANILGPCADSPLAEFFSLPVMPTVFGYDPRLQFVHEDDVIDVLRIALHEPRRGTLNSGTFNIAGDGVLTLSQCSRRLGRPTMPLLLPAVTWVGSALRTVGFTDFSPEQIRLLTHGRVVSTVQMRETLGFLPKYTTAETFADFARSRGPGLLPPQALAEAVDRVAAALSLDDVPLEDGGRAVTQTTHSSGQPG, encoded by the coding sequence TTGGGCAAGGTCGTGCTCGTCACCGGAGTGGCCCGGCAGCTCGGTGGCCGCCTCGTACGGCGCATCCAGCAGGACCCCGAGGTGGACCGGGTGATCGGGGTCGACGCCGAGGGGCCCGGACGCCATCTGGGCGGCGCCGAGTTCGTGCGCGCCGACATCCGCCGCCCGGCCATCGCGAGGGTCCTCGCCGAACACGCCGTGGACACGGTGGTCCATATGGACGTCACCGGGACACCCCTGGGGGCCGGCGGCCGTACGGCCGTCAAGGAGACCAACGTCATCGGCACCATGCAACTGCTCGGCGCGTGCCAGAAGTCACCGACCGTCAAGCGGCTGGTGATCAAATCCAGTACGAGCGTGTACGGCTCCGCTCCTCGCGATCCGGCGGTCTTCACGGAGACCACCCCGCCCAAGTCGCTGCCGAGCGGTGGATTCGCCAAGGACGCGGTCGAGGTCGAGGGATACGTACGCGGCTTCGCCCGGCGACGGCCCGACGTGGCGGTGTGCGTGCTGCGCTTCGCCAACATCCTCGGACCGTGCGCGGACTCGCCGCTCGCCGAGTTCTTCTCGCTGCCGGTGATGCCGACCGTCTTCGGCTACGACCCCCGCCTGCAGTTCGTCCACGAGGACGACGTGATCGACGTGCTGCGGATCGCCCTCCACGAGCCGCGGCGGGGCACCCTCAACAGCGGCACCTTCAACATCGCGGGTGACGGTGTGCTGACGCTGTCGCAGTGCTCGCGGCGGCTGGGGCGGCCCACGATGCCGCTGCTGCTCCCGGCGGTCACCTGGGTCGGCTCGGCGCTGCGGACGGTCGGTTTCACCGACTTCTCGCCCGAGCAGATCCGGTTGCTCACGCACGGACGGGTGGTGAGCACCGTTCAGATGCGGGAGACACTGGGCTTCCTGCCGAAGTACACGACCGCGGAGACGTTCGCGGACTTCGCACGCAGCCGTGGCCCGGGGCTGCTGCCGCCCCAGGCGCTCGCCGAGGCGGTGGACCGGGTCGCGGCGGCCCTGTCGCTCGACGACGTGCCCCTCGAGGACGGCGGGCGAGCGGTCACCCAGACGACGCACAGCAGCGGACAGCCCGGATAA